From the genome of Elusimicrobium sp., one region includes:
- a CDS encoding orotate phosphoribosyltransferase codes for MPKNNLDVLCLLQEHGAILEGHFVMPSGFHSQTYIQTSLLMQHPNLAQRIAGALSDKFTKKADVIMALTPSDSVLAQEVARVRGVRAIFASKDDNGQMIFKHNFTIKEGENVLIVDDVAVSGRKINKAIELVSSHGGNVLGVGVIVDRSMGYLPLTVPLRALLSYPMQTFTAKECPLCAAKIPFTEVEELNKGN; via the coding sequence ATGCCAAAAAATAATTTGGACGTTTTATGCCTTTTGCAAGAACACGGAGCCATTTTGGAAGGGCATTTTGTGATGCCTTCCGGCTTTCATAGCCAAACTTATATTCAAACTTCTCTGCTGATGCAACATCCCAACTTAGCCCAGCGTATCGCGGGGGCATTGTCGGATAAATTTACTAAAAAAGCAGATGTAATTATGGCGTTGACTCCTTCGGACTCTGTCCTCGCGCAAGAAGTAGCCCGCGTGCGCGGCGTGCGTGCCATTTTTGCTTCTAAAGACGATAACGGACAAATGATTTTCAAACACAATTTCACCATTAAAGAAGGGGAAAATGTGTTAATTGTGGACGATGTGGCTGTTTCCGGCCGCAAAATTAACAAAGCGATTGAACTTGTGTCCTCTCACGGCGGAAATGTGCTGGGAGTGGGCGTGATTGTGGATCGTTCCATGGGATATTTGCCTTTAACGGTTCCGTTAAGAGCGTTGTTGTCGTACCCGATGCAAACTTTTACGGCGAAAGAGTGCCCTCTCTGCGCTGCCAAAATTCCGTTTACGGAAGTGGAAGAATTAAACAAGGGTAATTAA
- a CDS encoding prepilin-type N-terminal cleavage/methylation domain-containing protein — protein MKEGFTLIELLVVVLIIGILSAVALPQYTKAVTKARFTEALILLKSVKQAKDVCFLATGEQCSYWEELDVEVPNQVTVHGAETKYFYLDAMDGWNGANGPVIGYKKEKVCICYYDEEDPILGTKGKLVLSQGVGGCSTDEPTMDYAKLLNIPEVSEDKCGCC, from the coding sequence ATGAAAGAAGGTTTTACATTAATAGAATTATTGGTCGTAGTGCTGATTATCGGTATTTTATCAGCGGTGGCTCTTCCGCAATATACAAAAGCCGTTACTAAGGCCCGTTTTACGGAAGCACTTATTTTGCTGAAGAGTGTTAAACAGGCTAAAGATGTCTGTTTTTTGGCAACGGGAGAACAGTGTTCTTACTGGGAAGAGTTGGATGTAGAAGTTCCCAATCAAGTTACAGTTCATGGTGCAGAAACAAAATATTTTTATCTGGATGCTATGGATGGTTGGAACGGTGCCAATGGCCCTGTGATTGGCTATAAAAAAGAAAAAGTATGTATTTGCTATTATGACGAAGAAGACCCAATTCTAGGAACAAAAGGAAAATTAGTCCTTTCTCAAGGAGTTGGGGGGTGTTCGACGGACGAACCTACTATGGATTATGCTAAACTATTAAATATTCCCGAGGTTTCGGAAGATAAATGTGGTTGTTGTTAG
- a CDS encoding GAF domain-containing protein — protein sequence MTKTYPYALLEKQLSALVETSTDPIARAANVSAALFEALEQINWIGFYRVNNNTLLLGPFQGKPACVVLYPGKGVCAAAWEKKETLIVPDVHEFEGHIACDPSSCSELVTPVFNGKDVWGVLDADSPIPSRFGPNEKQLLEFAAGLIFS from the coding sequence ATGACGAAAACCTATCCTTATGCTTTGTTGGAAAAACAACTTTCCGCTCTTGTGGAAACTTCCACCGACCCGATTGCCCGCGCGGCTAATGTGTCGGCGGCGCTGTTTGAGGCTTTGGAACAGATAAACTGGATAGGCTTTTACCGCGTAAACAACAATACTCTTCTTTTGGGCCCCTTCCAAGGAAAACCCGCCTGCGTGGTGCTTTATCCCGGCAAAGGAGTTTGCGCGGCCGCATGGGAAAAAAAGGAAACGCTAATCGTGCCCGATGTACACGAGTTTGAAGGACACATTGCCTGCGACCCTTCGTCTTGCAGCGAATTGGTAACGCCTGTTTTCAACGGAAAAGATGTCTGGGGCGTACTGGACGCAGACTCCCCGATTCCTTCCCGTTTCGGCCCGAACGAAAAACAACTTTTGGAATTTGCCGCCGGGCTGATCTTCTCTTAA
- a CDS encoding class I SAM-dependent rRNA methyltransferase, translating to MTEIKLKIKEERRIQAGHWWIFSNEIDGLDTSIEPGTLVRVMSHEGKQVGIGLFNPHSLIAVRLLLKGEGELAEDFVFENIDDAYTRRKEIGVRKCGRMCYGEADHMPGLVIDRYNDVLVIDILTAGMEKLKPEITKAVQKIFKPKGIYYKNDSSFRALEGLTNTPEIIGEVPEEVEIEENGVKYLVPLRGGQKTGFYFDQRENREFLKPYFKDKLVLDLYSYIGSFGITAALAGANQVWGCDSSAAAVEYAKKNAELNGVSDTVVFHRDDAERLLSAMKKGALPDEPDMVLLDPPAFVKSRKALPQAVGLYVKLVKMALEGLKSGGYLVFSTCSHHVSRELFVDIIRQGVSKSGREAVLVELRGQAKDHPVLIGMPETEYLHFALVQVR from the coding sequence ATGACAGAAATTAAACTAAAAATAAAAGAAGAAAGAAGAATACAAGCGGGGCATTGGTGGATTTTTTCCAACGAAATAGACGGCTTGGACACTTCCATTGAACCCGGTACTTTGGTGCGCGTGATGAGCCACGAAGGGAAACAAGTAGGCATCGGGCTTTTTAATCCGCACAGTTTAATTGCCGTACGGCTTTTGCTAAAAGGCGAAGGGGAATTGGCGGAAGATTTTGTGTTTGAAAATATTGACGACGCCTACACCCGCCGCAAGGAAATCGGTGTACGCAAATGCGGGCGTATGTGCTACGGCGAAGCCGACCATATGCCGGGCTTGGTTATCGACCGCTACAACGATGTGCTTGTTATTGATATTTTAACGGCCGGCATGGAAAAATTGAAACCCGAAATTACCAAAGCCGTGCAGAAAATCTTTAAGCCCAAAGGCATTTACTATAAAAACGACAGTTCCTTCCGTGCTTTGGAAGGCTTAACCAATACGCCGGAAATTATCGGCGAAGTGCCCGAAGAAGTGGAAATTGAAGAAAACGGCGTAAAATACTTGGTTCCTTTGCGCGGCGGACAAAAAACCGGTTTCTATTTCGACCAACGCGAAAACCGCGAATTTCTAAAACCGTATTTCAAAGACAAATTAGTGTTGGACTTATACTCTTACATCGGTTCTTTCGGTATCACGGCCGCTTTGGCGGGTGCCAACCAGGTGTGGGGGTGTGATTCTTCTGCCGCGGCTGTGGAATATGCCAAGAAAAATGCCGAACTCAACGGTGTAAGCGATACGGTTGTTTTCCACCGCGATGATGCCGAACGCCTGCTTTCCGCCATGAAAAAAGGTGCCCTGCCCGACGAACCCGATATGGTACTTTTGGATCCGCCCGCTTTTGTAAAAAGCCGCAAAGCGCTTCCTCAGGCGGTGGGGTTGTATGTAAAACTCGTTAAAATGGCCTTGGAAGGCTTAAAATCCGGCGGTTATTTGGTTTTCTCTACCTGTTCGCACCATGTGTCCCGCGAATTGTTTGTAGATATTATCCGCCAAGGGGTCAGCAAATCCGGGCGGGAAGCCGTGCTTGTGGAACTGCGCGGCCAAGCGAAAGATCACCCGGTGTTAATCGGTATGCCGGAAACGGAATACCTGCACTTCGCTTTGGTGCAAGTTAGATAG